GCCGTCACCGACGACGACACCTCCGGGATGGATCCCGACCAGTTGGATGCCCTCGCGCAATCGGGGCGCAGTGACCTGCGTCAGACCATCGTGGCGCTCCAGCAGGAGCTCGACGGCATCGCCAAGACCGGCGTTCCCGGTGTCGACGAGGCCATGGCCCGCCTGGCCGATCTCGATCCCGACGATCTGGGCGCATCGGCAGATGTGTTGACCGAGGTCCTCGCCAAGCTCGAGTCCGTCATGAACGAGACCCCCCCGGAGTGAATGTCCGGCGCCGCTTGGACGTCGAAGTCACCCGACGTGGCATGGCGGAGTCCCGCGAGGCCGCCCGGCGCCTGATCGAAGCGGGGCGGGTCACCGTGAACGGACAGACGGCGGTCAAGCCCGCCTACATGGTGCTGGACAGCGCAGCTGTCGTCGTCACGAAACAGCCCGGCGATGACTACGCCTCCCGTGGTGCCCACAAGTTGGTCGGCGCACTGGACACGTTCGTCCCGCTGGGCCTGCGCCCCCCTGCCGGACGCATGTGCCTGGATGCCGGCGCCTCGACCGGTGGCTTCACCGACGTCCTGCTGCGCCGAGGTGGCGCCGGCGTCATCGCGGTGGACGTCGGGTACGGGCAGCTCCAGTGGCGGCTGCAATCCGATCCCCGGGTCACTGTCCTGGATCGGTGCAACATCCGCTCGATCACGCCCGCGGATCTGCCATTCACGCCTGACCTGGTCGTCGCGGATCTGTCGTTCATCTCGCTGACCGTCGTCCTGCCCGCCCTCGCTTCCGTCGTGGCGGCGGACGGCGACATGGTGTTGATGGTCAAACCGCAGTTCGAGGTCGGCCGCCAAGCACTGGGGCGCGGCGGCGTCGTGCGTGACCCTGTGGAACGGACCCGTGCCGTCGACACCGTTGCCGCAGTCGCGGCGGAGCTCGGCTGGCCTGAGATCGCACGCGCCGCGAGCCCGCTGCCCGGCCCGGCGGGCAACGTCGAGTTCTTCGTTTGGTTGCAGGCCACGACTTCGTAACGCTTGAACCACCCGGCGTTCTCGTTCTGGCCATTCCCCGCAGTTCCTATATGTTGTGGATCACTCGCGGAGGCCGCGGGTCTACTAAGGAGTGGTGAATGGCACGACGCAGTTCAATGCTGCAGTTCGCAGCTGTTGCCGGAGCGGCGGCGCTTGCGCTGTCAGCCTGCAGCAGCAGCGGTACCAGCGGCGGCGGTACGGAAGCATCGAGTTCCCCGTCGGCCAAGGCCGATGGTGTCCTCAAGATCGGCACCGTGTTGCCGCAGACGGGTTCCCTGGCGTTCCTCGGACCGCCGGAGTTCGCGGGCGTCAACCTCGCGATCGAAGAAATCAACAAGGCCGGTGGCGTCAACGGCAAGGACGTCGAGGTCTTCGAAGGCGACTCGGGCGACACGGCCACCAACATCGCATCGACCACTGCTGATCAGATGATCTCGCGTGGTTCCGATGTGATCATCGGTGCAGCGTCGTCGTCGGTCTCCTTGACCATCATCGACAAGATCACGTCAGCCGGCGTGCTGCAGATCTCTCCGGCGAACACCTCGCCGGAACTGTCCACCTACCAGGACAACGGGCTGTACTGGCGTACCGCTCCGCCGGACACCTTCCAGGGCCAGGTCCTGGCCGAGGTCGTCACGGCTGAGAACGTCAAGAAGCCGGCCGTGCTGGTGCTGCAGGACTCCTACGGTGAGGGCCTGGCGAGCAACTTCGCTACCAACTTCACCGAGGCCGGCGGCACCATGGCGGGCGACCCGATCTTCTACGACCCGAAGGCGCAGACCTTCGACGCCGAGGTCGGCCAGGCCAAGGCGCTGAACCCCGACGGCATCGTGCTGATCGGTTTCGAGGAATCCAAGAAGGTCATCCAGGAACTCATCAAGCAGGGCATCGGCCCCGACAAGGTGAACCTGTTCCTGGTCGACGGCAACCTGTCCAACACCTTGGGCAAGGGCCTGCCGCAGGGCGCCCTCGAGGGCACGCTGGGCACGTTGCCGGGTGCGCAGGCTCCCGAGGACTTCAAGGAGCAGTTGCTGACTGTGGATCCGAAGCTCGAGGACTTCGCCTACGCGCCGGAGTCGTACGACGCCGTGATCGTCTCGGCGTTGGGCGCGATTGCGGCCAACGACGACAGCGGACCGGGGATCGCCTCGAAGCTCGTGGAGATCACCTCGGGCGGCGAGCCGTGCATCACCTTCGCGGAGTGCAAGAAGTTCCTCGAAGAGGGCAAGGACATCGACTACAACGGTCAGTCCGGTCCGATCGACTTCCAGGACAACGGCGACCCGGGCCAGGCGGTCATGGGCGTCTACAAGTTCGGTGCGGACAACACGTACGCCTCGGACCGCTTCATCGAGGGCACTGTCCCCGCCGCCACCGGCGCGGAGGCTTCGCCCAGCAGCTGACGATCAGCGAACACCAGAAGGTGGGGTCGACCGGAGACGGTCGGCCCCACCTCTGCTTTGTCCGTGTGGGGCTTGTCCGTGTGGGGTTTCGTCCGTGTGGGGTTTCGTCCGTGTGGGGTTTCGTCCGTGTGGGGTTTCGTCCGTGTGGGCGTTCATACTCAGCGGGGCGTTCGTCCTTGGCGGGGCGTTCGTCTTGGTCGGGGCGTCCTGTTCATTGGGGGAGCGCCTGCATGAAACTACCCCGCTGATGCTCGAACACCAGGTGGGTCTGCGCTTGGCCGACGGTGGGATCAGCGGTCAACGAGTTGAGCACGAACGAGCGGAGCCGTTCCGGGTCTTGTACAGCGACGTGGACGAGGAAATCCTCGGTTCCGGAGACGTGGAACGTCTGGATGACCTCCGGCAGTTGAGCCACGCGGGCAGCGAATCCCAACACATGTTTCGCATCATGGGTGCGCAGGCGCAGGGCAACCAGGGCTTGAACGGGTCGGCCCACCGCTGCGGGATCCACATCGGCGGTGAACCCCCGGATCACTCCTCGGTCAACCAGCGAGCGGACCCGGGTGAGCGCGGTCGACGCTGCGATCCCGACGCGAGCAGCGAGGGCGTTGTTCGGGATTCGGGCGTCGCGCCTGAGCTGGTTCAGGATGCTGACGTCCACGCTGTCCAGTGGTTGAACATCCTTCGGGTGGGATCCTTCGCGACCAGGCATTTCCGAATGATATTCGTATTCACGACCAGCGGTGCTCAGTTGGTCAGTGACACTGCCTCTTGGGCGAAGGAATTGCCAGTATCTGTGCATGGCGACGCATCATCGAACTGATCGGTACCAACTGGACAGCGTCGCCGTGCACGCCGGCCGTGACGACCTGACCGAGCTGGGAGTCCACGCGCCGCCCATCGACTTGTCGACCACCGCGCCTCTGGGCAGCATCGACACCGGCGGCCTCGCCTACGAAACCCTCGCCACCGGACTGCCTCTGGCCGCGGGGGCATCGACGGTCTACCGGCGAGCGTGGAACGACACAGTCGCCCGATTCGAACGTGCCGTTGCCGAACTCGAGCAGCCGGCCGACGCGGCCGACACCATCGAATCGGTGGCCTTCGCCAGTGGCATGGCTGCGCTGTCGGCTGTCCTACTGTCACGAGTGCACGTTGGACTTCCCCACATAGTCGCTGTTCGCCCGCTCTACGGCGGTACCGACCACCTCCTGGCCACGGGTGTGCTCGGTACTCGTGTGACGTACGTCGACGCCGGGTCCGTGGCCGATGCGATCGAGCCTGAGACAGGCTTGGTGGTCGCCGAGACACCAGCGAACCCGACGCTCGAACTGCTCGACATCGCTGACACCGTGGTGCAGGCAGGTGAGGTTCCGGTGCTCGTGGACAACACCTTCGCCACACCAGTCCTCCAGCGCCCCCTTGCGCTCGGTGCTGCGTTTGTCCTGCACAGCGCGACCAAGTACATCGGTGGTCATGGCGATGCAATGGGCGGCATCGTCGCCACGTCGAGCGACTACGCGAGGCAGCTGCGTCCGATCCGGACGATCACCGGGGCTGTGCTCGACCCGTGGTCCGCCTACCTGCTCCATCGTGGCCTGCCCACGCTTCCGCTGCGCATCCGCGCGCAGCAGGCCACCGCCGCTCGAATCGCCGATTGGCTCACCCAACAGACGGGGATCGCTCGCGTCCACTACCCGGGGCTGCCCGAATGTGACCCCAACGGTCTCGTGGGTTCTCAGATGATCGGACCAGGCGCGATGGTCGCGTTCGAATTGGTCGGCGGTCTCGAAGCAGCCGAGAAGTTCTGCTCGATGCTCGACCTGTTCACCCACGCTGTGTCGCTGGGGGGAATCGATTCGCTCATTCAGAACCCGGCTGCCCTGACCCACAGACCTGTGACGGCGGAGGCCAAGCCCGGGGAAGGCCTGCTCCGCATTTCCGTTGGCCTGGAAGACGGCGACGACCTCATCGTGGATCTCGACCAAGGACTCAGCGTTGTCTGACGTCGACACTTTGGAAAGCATCCAACGCCGCGTGCTGTGGCTGGCCGTGCGAATGATCGACCATGCGAACCGGGAACGTCCGCCCGGCGCTGTCAAGGTCGGTGGCCATCAGGCCTCGAGCGCATCACTGGTGGGCGTCATGACCGCGTTGTGGTTCGCTCACCTCAACGAAGCCGACAAGGTCAGCGTCAAGCCACATGCTTCACCGGTCCTGCACGCCATCAACTACCTCGGCGGTGGACTGGATCGCGACTACCTGACGACACTGCGATCGTTCGGCGGACTTCAGGCCTACCCCTCGCTGACCAAAGATCCCGATCGCATCGATTTCTCCACCGGCTCCGTGGGCCTGGGACCGGCCGCTCCGCTGTTCGCCGCTGCAGCCCGCCGCTACGTCGACGCCCATTTCGGCGAACGTGAGCGATCGCGGTTCATCGCCATTCTCGGTGACGCCGAATTGGATGAGGGCAACGTCTGGGAGGCCGTCTCGGACCCCGCCAACACCGGTCTCGGCAACGTCATGTGGATCGTCGACTTCAACCGCCAGTCGCTCGACCGGGTCATCCCCGGCACCCGGATCGGGCAGTGGACTGCGCAGTTCCGAGCCGCCGGCTGGCATGTCGTCGAGGTCAAGTACGGAAAGAGGCTTCAGCGAGCGTTCGCCATGCCGGGCGGTGAGCACCTTCGGAACTGGATCGACTACATGCCCAACGAGCAGTACCAGTCGGTGTTCGGACTCGAGACCGCGGCCGCTCGGGCCCGGTTCCTCGAAGGGGCGCCCGCGGAAGTCGTGCAGTTGCTGTCCCCGCTGAGCGACCCGGACGCGGTCGCCCTCGTCACCGACCTCGGCGGGCATGACCTGCCGTCGCTGCTCGACGCCTACGCCTCCTGCGATGCACACACCGATAGCCCCAGTGTCGTGTTCGCCTACACGATCAAGGGCTGGGGCCTTCCCATCGCCGGGAACCCCCGCAACCACTCGGCCCTGCTCGATGCCACCGCGATCGAGACACTCCGCGCCGGGGCAGGGGTGGACCCGGACGATGAGTGGGCCCGATTCACGGACACCTCCCCGGAGGGGCGGTGGTGCGCCGAGCGCGGTCGGCTTTGGCGCCGCTCCCGGTTCACTTCGTCGCTCAGCGCCGTTGTTCCCACTTCCACCCGGAGGAGACCCGGCGCTGAGGTAGCGACCCAGGAGGCCTTCGGTCGGATCGTTTCGGACCTTTCCCGCGACGAGGACCTGCGCCCCTTCCTCGTCACGACCGCGCCGGACGTCGCCACCTCCACCAACCTCGGCGGATTCATCAACCGGGTCGGTGTCTTCACCCCGGGACCCCGGCGGTCGTGGACCGACGACGCCCTCGTGAAGTGGCGAGAAGGACCTTCCGGCCAACACATCGAACTGGGCATCAGCGAGATGAACCTGTTCATGATGCTCGGTGCGCTGGGCCGCTCCCGAGACCTCAACGACCAGCCGCTGATCCCGATCGGCACGGTGTATGACCCGTTCGTCTTGCGCGGACTTGACGCCCTCATTCACGGCGCCTACTCCGGCTCCCGATTCATCGTCGCCGGCACCCCCTCCGGGGTCACGTTGGCACCGGAAGGTGGGGCGCACCAATCCACCATCACGGCCTCTGTCGGCACGGAGCTTCCCGGAACCGTCCTGCACGAACCGGCCTTTGCCTCAGCCCTCGACTGGCTGCTCTGCGACTCTGTCGCGCGCGTCGCGGGACTGGCCACCGAAACCGCCCCGGATCTTCTCAGCGCCGAACTCGTCCAGTACTTCCGTCTCAGTACTCGCCCCATCGAGCAAGACGCCTTCGAATACGCGCGACGTCGGCTCGGGGATGCCGTCATCCGGCGACAGGTCCTGGCGGGCGCGTATCGATTGGTCGACGGGCGTGGGAGCACACCGGATCTCGCTCGGCGCCACGCCCCGGAGTGGGGTGCCCCGACGGTTCACCTCGTCGCCTGCGGAGCCGTGATGCCAGAGGTCCTGGCCGCTGCCGACGAACTCGCCCACGAGGGCGTTGTCGCCCATGTCGTGGACGTCACCTCTCCTGGGCGCCTGTTCCGCAGTTGGCAGCGCACCGTCCGGCAAGCTGTGCGAACGGCGACCACCCCGTCCCTCCCCGGATCTCTGCGCGCCGCCTTCCCCGAACCTGCACCCCTCGTGTCGATCCATGACGCTTCCTCGCACGCCCTGTCCTGGATCGGCTCCGCGTTGGGTGCCCCGCAAGTGGCCCTGGGTGTCGACGAGTTCGGTCAGTCCGGCACCATCCCGGACCTCTACCGCGCCCACGACCTCGACAGTGGTTCGATCGTCAACGGTGCCCTGGCGGCCCTGAGCCTGGGGGACTCGATCGGTGACCGCGGATGGCCCGAGAACCACCGATCCACGGCGTAGCCGCCTTCCTCCTCGCCCGTACCTGAGCCCTGATGAGTGATTGCCCGGGCTATGCGGTGAGGACATGGACTGCGTCGCTGGTATTCCTCGGCTTCGGAGCCCAGACACCTCGGCGTATCAGGAAGCCAGGTACCGCTCAAGAGCCTCCCGAGCCAGCGCTGAAACGGTCTTTCCTTCCTCCTCAGCCCGTGCTTGAGCCTGCCTGCGCAAGGTCTCCGTCAGTCGAAACGTGACCTGGGGTGAGGGTGTGGCGTCGCCTGCCAGGGATGGGCGCCCCCTACCTGGCCGCAACTCGTATCCAACTTCGGCCTCGTCGGCCAACTCCTCTGACATCTCGTCGGTAATGACGGTGCCGCTTTTAGTCTTGGCGGGCATTCTTCCCCTCCTCATACGCGGGTTGGTACTTGGCTCGGAGGTCCCTCGCGTGAATGCCGAGAAGTCCGCCGTCGTCCAGTTCCACTGCCATCACCTCCAGCGGTCGCCCGGTCTGGTCGTCGCCAAGGAACACCAGCCGATCATCTGGTTGTAGCGACCCGGTGGGCGCTGGCACTCGGTCGGTGAAGAACGGGTGTTTCACGACATGCCGGACCCGATCTTGTGCCGCCGCGCGGATTGCGCAAAGGCTATGACCACCCCAAGGATTATTGCACGACACAAATAGCGGGGTCCAGTCAACGGGGCTACGGATTGGCGTCCCGCGCGAGCAAGCGGCGTATCAGGAGAGGCTCGGAGCCCACACCAGCGCCGCCACTGCGGCCAGCACAGCGAACAGCATGGCCAGCCCCGCCACCGCAGCCGATACCTCGGTCAATTCCTCGTCGTAGCCGATCGAGGTCCCGATGGTCTGGTAGACCGAATCAAGTTCGGCGGCGGACTCCGCGGTGAACGCCTGACCTCCGGTGACCTCAGAGATCGCCCGGAGCGCGTCCGCGTCACTGGGCACCGGAACGGCCTCGGAGCCGTCGAAGACGACGCCTTCGTCAGTGCCGAAGGCAATGGTCGAGATGGGAACCGACATGTCCTTGGCTCTGACCGCCTGCGCAGCTACGGCCTCCTCCGGGGTCAGATCGGCCGTTCCCAGGGTCGGGGTGCCGTCACTCATCAGCACGATGGCAGCGGGCGGGCGGGCGCCGTCGGCATCCGGGGGGACGGCTTCGATGGCGTCGAGCGACAGTTCCAGTCCGGAGCCGGTATCCGTCCCAGCACCCAAATCGATCGCGCCGATCGCGGCCAGCAGCGCTTGGCGGTCGGTGGTCGGGGACTGCGCCAACTGTGCCCGGGCGTCGAAAGTGACCAGGCCGACCTGAAACTCCGGAGGCAGTTCAGCGACGAAGGACCGGGCCGCGGCCTGAGCAGCAGCCAGCCGATTCGGAGTGATGTCGTCGGCTTCCATGGACCGGGAGGTGTCCATGGTCAGCATGATGGTGGCGCGTTCCTTGGGCACCAGCAGGGCCACCGCCGGTTGCGCGAACGCCAGCACACCCAGCACGATCGCGGTCAGCAGCCCCACCCAGGGCAAGTGACGCTGCCAACCGGACCGGCGCGGGACGATGGATGCCAGCAGGTCCGCGCTGCTGAACCGCGCAGCCACTGCGGGGCGACGCAGGGTACGCCAGACGTACACCGCGAGCAGGACCGCGGGGACGACGAGGAGCAACAGCCGCCAGGCCGAGAGGAACGTCATCGTCGGACACCTACCGCTCGGGGACGGCGGCGGCCGGTCGCGAATGCGACGACATCGGTCAGCCAGTCACGGTCGGTGGAGACATGCAGGTACTCGGCGCCGCTGGCGTGGATCGCGGACACGATCTGGTGGTGTCGCCGATGCGCGGCCTCGGCGTACCGCTGGCGCAGGCGTGCCGAGCCGGTGTGAACGTGGACGGTACGGCCCGATTCAGGATCGACCACACCCAACATCCCGATGCTCGGCAACTCGAGTTCCCGCGGATCCGTCACGTGAACCGCGATCACCTGTTGGCGCAGCGCGAGTTGGCGCAGACTGCGCTGCCAGTGCGAACTGTCCAGGAAGTCCGAGACGACCACGACCTGGCCACGTCGGGGTTGAACTTGACGAAGAGCGGCGAGCGCAGCAGCGAGGTCGGCCCCCGCGTGTGGCGGCCCCTCGGCGCGGGGGGTGTCATACAGGGTCGCCAGTGCGCCGAGCATGGCACGGCGACCAGTTGCCGCCGGTCGCGAGTGCAGTCGGGTACCGCCGCAGGTGAGCACCCCGAAGCGGTTGCCGGCGCGGGCCGTCAGCACGCCGAACGCAGCGGCCGTCCCGAGCACGACATCGCGCTTCTCCCGCAGTTGGGTCCCGAAGTCCAAACTGCCGGAGCGGTCAGCCACCACCCACGTCTCGAGCTCTCGATCCGCTTCCGTGACCCGGACATGGGTCACGTGGGAACGTGCGGTGAGGTTCCAGTCGATCAATCGGGCATCGTCCCCGGGCTGGTATTCGCGGGCCCCGGCCCGTTCACTGCCGGGCCCGTAGTCGGTGGTGTGGTGTTCGCCGGTGACGCGGCCATCGAGTCGGCGGACCACGTCGAGTTCCAGGCGGCGCAGGACAGCAGCCCGGCCGACATGGTCGCTGACCGGTTCCGACGATCCGTTGACCGTGTTCATCCAACCGCCGAAATCGTTCATCCAACCGCCGAGGTCGGCGCCACACCTCCCCATGCCACATCGCCACCGGGCACGACAGCGGGGGCCGGGACGTGACCCAGCACCCGCGCCACGACTTGGTCGACGGCCACACCATCGGCGAGCGCCTCGTACGTGAGCAGAACGCGGTGGCGCAGGACTTCGGGCGCTACGTCATAGATGTCACGAGGGACCAGGAACCGCCGGCCGCGGATGACGGCGAGCGCCCGTCCTGCGGCCAACAGTCCGAGGGTCCCGCGCGGACTCGCTCCCAGTTCGATCAGCGGACCCAGGTCCGGTAGCCCCCAGCGGACCGGATCCCGGGTGGTCATCACCAGGCGGACGGCATAGTCACGCACGGCCTCGTGGGTGAAGACCTGGTTCGCCTCTGACTGCAGTTGCAGCAGTTGCTCGGTGTTGAGGACTTGGCGGGGAGTGGGGGCGGACACGCTCATCCGTTCCGCGATCCTCGTCTCCTCCTCGTAGGTGGGATGGTGCACCACCACCTGCATGAGGAACCGGTCCCGCTGCGCCTCAGGAAGCGCGTAGACGCCCTCTGACTCGATCGGGTTTTGAGTGGCCAGCACGAGGAACGGCGACGGTACCCGACGAGTCTGCCCCGCGATGGACACCTGCCGTTCGGCCATGACCTCCAGAAGCGCGGACTGCACCTTGGCCGGTGCGCGGTTGATCTCGTCCGCGAGCACGATGTTGGCGAACACCGCGCCCCATTCGATGTCGAACTCCTCTCGGGACGGCCGCCAGATCCGGGTGCCCACCACGTCGGCCGGGACCAGATCCGGCGTGAACTGCAGCCGCGAGAAGTCCCCACCCACAACTCGAGCCATGGTGGACACCATCAGTGTCTTGGCCAGTCCTGGAACACCTTCGATCAGGCAGTGGCCGTTTGCCAGCAGCCCGATGAACGCCCGCTCGACCATCCGGTCCTGTCCGACGACGACGCTGCGGACCTGGGCGATGGCGTCGTTCAACTGATCCGTCAGGATCGGCTGACCAACGCCGGGTGCACTCGCGGTCGGTTCCATGACAGTCTCCTCGCACCATGCGCTGCGCTCCAGGAGGGTGGGAGCTCCAGGACGAATGTGCCACACATCTGTAAGGGAGACACAAAGACACTGTTCGGGGACGATGAGGTCTTCGCGGTGTTTCCAGTGCCGCGCTGGGGACCTCCCTGTAGTCCGCGGTTTCGCACAGCGTCAAGTCGTGATGAGATGAGAGCCGCCGGCGCAAGGAGGTCGACGTGGGGACCACACCAGGTTCGAGCATGACCGCCGGCTGGTATCCGGACCCTTGGTACAGCGGCCAGTACCGTTTCTGGTCGGGAAGCGGTTGGACAGCCGATACCTTCACGGATCTCAGCGGCTCGGCGGTCACCGCCACGCCGTTCGCCCTGACGTACGGCCCCCCGCCGTCCGAGCCTGCCAACCCGTCCCCGCCACCGCCTGCCTGGCACTTCCGCCCACAGGCTGGGACCGCCCCACCGGCTCCCGCCCCGGTCACGGCGACAACGGCCGCCGCCAACCGTACTCCGCTGTGGATCGCCGCCGCCGTCGTGGCCTTCCTCGTGGTGTTGGGCGCTGGGGTGGCGCTCGTGAGAATGGACTCGGGGACAACCCCGCGCGCGACATCGACATCGTCGCAGTCCCCGCGCCCCAGCCCGTCCCCGGAAGCCACCGATCCGACGGATCCAACGACACCCTCCCCGCTGGCCCCTTCCCAGCCGGGGCCTTCCGGCAGCGCCGCCCCCTCACCGCCCGGGCAGTCGATCGAGGCCACGTTGGCCAACCTGGTCGTGCGCCAGCAGGATGTCCCCAACCGGTTCACGGTCGCACCGATCCCGGGGGGACGGTCAGTTGCCGGAGGTCCCACCTTGGACCTGTGTGGGGGGGACTACCCCAGCGAGGATCTTCGGGTGGGGCGCCTACAGGTCGCGGCGAAGGACCGACAAGGCACGACGACCCTCAGTACCGAGGCCGTCCAGTACGAATCCGATGCGGCCACCGCGCAGGCGTTCGCGGAGGTCCGCAGCAGCACGGCGGACTGTCAGTTCGACGTGAGCATGGACCTGTCGCAGGGCACGATCACTTCATCATCGATCACCGCGGATATCGATCGCTCCTGGCAGCGAACGGCCGGCGTGGACCGCCTCGCCTACCGCGTCAACGAGACCGAGCAGCTGTCCGGAGAGGAGTCGTCGACCGTTGTCGTCTACCTCAAGCGCGGACCGCTGTTCATCGGCTTGTACTTCCCCGAACCCGGTGGTCGCCAAATGCCCGTCGAAGGGCGTGACCGCATCCCGACGATCGTGAAGCTGTTCGAAGAACGCCTGCTGAACACTCCACCGGGGTCGTCCTCCGAGACCGACCGCGGCGGCACCGGCGGGGGAGGCCAAGGCGACGCTGGCGGCGGAGTCGGCGCGTAGTCCA
This sequence is a window from Candidatus Nanopelagicales bacterium. Protein-coding genes within it:
- a CDS encoding DUF58 domain-containing protein, with amino-acid sequence MNDFGGWMNTVNGSSEPVSDHVGRAAVLRRLELDVVRRLDGRVTGEHHTTDYGPGSERAGAREYQPGDDARLIDWNLTARSHVTHVRVTEADRELETWVVADRSGSLDFGTQLREKRDVVLGTAAAFGVLTARAGNRFGVLTCGGTRLHSRPAATGRRAMLGALATLYDTPRAEGPPHAGADLAAALAALRQVQPRRGQVVVVSDFLDSSHWQRSLRQLALRQQVIAVHVTDPRELELPSIGMLGVVDPESGRTVHVHTGSARLRQRYAEAAHRRHHQIVSAIHASGAEYLHVSTDRDWLTDVVAFATGRRRPRAVGVRR
- a CDS encoding TlyA family RNA methyltransferase; the encoded protein is MNVRRRLDVEVTRRGMAESREAARRLIEAGRVTVNGQTAVKPAYMVLDSAAVVVTKQPGDDYASRGAHKLVGALDTFVPLGLRPPAGRMCLDAGASTGGFTDVLLRRGGAGVIAVDVGYGQLQWRLQSDPRVTVLDRCNIRSITPADLPFTPDLVVADLSFISLTVVLPALASVVAADGDMVLMVKPQFEVGRQALGRGGVVRDPVERTRAVDTVAAVAAELGWPEIARAASPLPGPAGNVEFFVWLQATTS
- a CDS encoding AAA family ATPase; its protein translation is MEPTASAPGVGQPILTDQLNDAIAQVRSVVVGQDRMVERAFIGLLANGHCLIEGVPGLAKTLMVSTMARVVGGDFSRLQFTPDLVPADVVGTRIWRPSREEFDIEWGAVFANIVLADEINRAPAKVQSALLEVMAERQVSIAGQTRRVPSPFLVLATQNPIESEGVYALPEAQRDRFLMQVVVHHPTYEEETRIAERMSVSAPTPRQVLNTEQLLQLQSEANQVFTHEAVRDYAVRLVMTTRDPVRWGLPDLGPLIELGASPRGTLGLLAAGRALAVIRGRRFLVPRDIYDVAPEVLRHRVLLTYEALADGVAVDQVVARVLGHVPAPAVVPGGDVAWGGVAPTSAVG
- a CDS encoding DUF2510 domain-containing protein; protein product: MGTTPGSSMTAGWYPDPWYSGQYRFWSGSGWTADTFTDLSGSAVTATPFALTYGPPPSEPANPSPPPPAWHFRPQAGTAPPAPAPVTATTAAANRTPLWIAAAVVAFLVVLGAGVALVRMDSGTTPRATSTSSQSPRPSPSPEATDPTDPTTPSPLAPSQPGPSGSAAPSPPGQSIEATLANLVVRQQDVPNRFTVAPIPGGRSVAGGPTLDLCGGDYPSEDLRVGRLQVAAKDRQGTTTLSTEAVQYESDAATAQAFAEVRSSTADCQFDVSMDLSQGTITSSSITADIDRSWQRTAGVDRLAYRVNETEQLSGEESSTVVVYLKRGPLFIGLYFPEPGGRQMPVEGRDRIPTIVKLFEERLLNTPPGSSSETDRGGTGGGGQGDAGGGVGA
- a CDS encoding ABC transporter substrate-binding protein, with protein sequence MARRSSMLQFAAVAGAAALALSACSSSGTSGGGTEASSSPSAKADGVLKIGTVLPQTGSLAFLGPPEFAGVNLAIEEINKAGGVNGKDVEVFEGDSGDTATNIASTTADQMISRGSDVIIGAASSSVSLTIIDKITSAGVLQISPANTSPELSTYQDNGLYWRTAPPDTFQGQVLAEVVTAENVKKPAVLVLQDSYGEGLASNFATNFTEAGGTMAGDPIFYDPKAQTFDAEVGQAKALNPDGIVLIGFEESKKVIQELIKQGIGPDKVNLFLVDGNLSNTLGKGLPQGALEGTLGTLPGAQAPEDFKEQLLTVDPKLEDFAYAPESYDAVIVSALGAIAANDDSGPGIASKLVEITSGGEPCITFAECKKFLEEGKDIDYNGQSGPIDFQDNGDPGQAVMGVYKFGADNTYASDRFIEGTVPAATGAEASPSS
- a CDS encoding Lrp/AsnC family transcriptional regulator → MPGREGSHPKDVQPLDSVDVSILNQLRRDARIPNNALAARVGIAASTALTRVRSLVDRGVIRGFTADVDPAAVGRPVQALVALRLRTHDAKHVLGFAARVAQLPEVIQTFHVSGTEDFLVHVAVQDPERLRSFVLNSLTADPTVGQAQTHLVFEHQRGSFMQALPQ
- a CDS encoding pyruvate dehydrogenase, whose product is MSDVDTLESIQRRVLWLAVRMIDHANRERPPGAVKVGGHQASSASLVGVMTALWFAHLNEADKVSVKPHASPVLHAINYLGGGLDRDYLTTLRSFGGLQAYPSLTKDPDRIDFSTGSVGLGPAAPLFAAAARRYVDAHFGERERSRFIAILGDAELDEGNVWEAVSDPANTGLGNVMWIVDFNRQSLDRVIPGTRIGQWTAQFRAAGWHVVEVKYGKRLQRAFAMPGGEHLRNWIDYMPNEQYQSVFGLETAAARARFLEGAPAEVVQLLSPLSDPDAVALVTDLGGHDLPSLLDAYASCDAHTDSPSVVFAYTIKGWGLPIAGNPRNHSALLDATAIETLRAGAGVDPDDEWARFTDTSPEGRWCAERGRLWRRSRFTSSLSAVVPTSTRRRPGAEVATQEAFGRIVSDLSRDEDLRPFLVTTAPDVATSTNLGGFINRVGVFTPGPRRSWTDDALVKWREGPSGQHIELGISEMNLFMMLGALGRSRDLNDQPLIPIGTVYDPFVLRGLDALIHGAYSGSRFIVAGTPSGVTLAPEGGAHQSTITASVGTELPGTVLHEPAFASALDWLLCDSVARVAGLATETAPDLLSAELVQYFRLSTRPIEQDAFEYARRRLGDAVIRRQVLAGAYRLVDGRGSTPDLARRHAPEWGAPTVHLVACGAVMPEVLAAADELAHEGVVAHVVDVTSPGRLFRSWQRTVRQAVRTATTPSLPGSLRAAFPEPAPLVSIHDASSHALSWIGSALGAPQVALGVDEFGQSGTIPDLYRAHDLDSGSIVNGALAALSLGDSIGDRGWPENHRSTA
- a CDS encoding VWA domain-containing protein, whose translation is MTFLSAWRLLLLVVPAVLLAVYVWRTLRRPAVAARFSSADLLASIVPRRSGWQRHLPWVGLLTAIVLGVLAFAQPAVALLVPKERATIMLTMDTSRSMEADDITPNRLAAAQAAARSFVAELPPEFQVGLVTFDARAQLAQSPTTDRQALLAAIGAIDLGAGTDTGSGLELSLDAIEAVPPDADGARPPAAIVLMSDGTPTLGTADLTPEEAVAAQAVRAKDMSVPISTIAFGTDEGVVFDGSEAVPVPSDADALRAISEVTGGQAFTAESAAELDSVYQTIGTSIGYDEELTEVSAAVAGLAMLFAVLAAVAALVWAPSLS
- a CDS encoding PLP-dependent transferase — protein: MATHHRTDRYQLDSVAVHAGRDDLTELGVHAPPIDLSTTAPLGSIDTGGLAYETLATGLPLAAGASTVYRRAWNDTVARFERAVAELEQPADAADTIESVAFASGMAALSAVLLSRVHVGLPHIVAVRPLYGGTDHLLATGVLGTRVTYVDAGSVADAIEPETGLVVAETPANPTLELLDIADTVVQAGEVPVLVDNTFATPVLQRPLALGAAFVLHSATKYIGGHGDAMGGIVATSSDYARQLRPIRTITGAVLDPWSAYLLHRGLPTLPLRIRAQQATAARIADWLTQQTGIARVHYPGLPECDPNGLVGSQMIGPGAMVAFELVGGLEAAEKFCSMLDLFTHAVSLGGIDSLIQNPAALTHRPVTAEAKPGEGLLRISVGLEDGDDLIVDLDQGLSVV